A genomic region of Friedmanniella luteola contains the following coding sequences:
- a CDS encoding glycosyltransferase — translation MDSTTGSGPRTDRRRNGDEDAFAALRSGPFGASADDSDPWSWAAEEPLPAATRDVSSAHVTAVLVAFDAARWLGATLDGLEALTRRPERLIAVDNGSDDATRTLLERARDAGLLHAVYAGRRGSGFGDAVRSALEQDRAAVLQDSGTRLLRPGTGHESRWLWLLHDDAIPAPDALQQLLAHVLGERIDITGPKLLLPRRRQAGQQISEVGVSISGTGRRELGVDVGEIDQGQRDEPVERLGVSTCGLLIRTAVWNDLDGLDPALPVFRDGVELGWRAHLNGYRVVTTPQAEMTHRQVGRAGLRPRGVAGRRPGRLDRLLGMVVVAGHAPARSLPLVWLRLVWSCLVHAVGYLVGKVPGRALDEVLALASFVAHPGRIHALRKRTATIEPAPGTAEVVQALRPPWWSSLRVAAEAVNGALSDRYRSVAGDVEGTSLDELTGDDFATVAEDRSRNPWLSPVVLTLLLTVVGSLVAARGVLGTGSLAGPALLPAQQTLGALWASVWDPVPGAPGQSSPPWLALAAVASTVLAGRPEWFTTLMVGAVVPLALLVAYPVVRRVVADRRLRLWVALTYALLPALLGGTNQGRLSLSVVALTLPLLAAAARALVLRRVRTPEAWRGAWGAGVALVVLVAFEPSLMVFALVAGAAGAIALRRTPRKIGRIGIALGLPLVVLLPWWPSLILEPGRLLVGPDAALQGAPAAPEVWQLALGRDVGPGLPPLWLGAVVFGVIWALALGGLLRRSERRLVVVCWFAALLALALAVVLSRLVVPVPPLGAEVRPWVGPHLLVAFGALALGGAAGVDGLSRDVGRRSFSWLQPAAVLGGVAVALVTVGGAAWWIWAGLAGPVDRVGLEALPPYVRNAMVGDTRARVLAVDLAGDDARFAVLADRQLRLGDADRGGTFGGSSAAQQQAQDLVVRLVAGTADSDIAPQLADLGIGYVWVRGATEEEGARIDNTPGLGAASGDDGAVVWRLEPPVSRTTVVDGTARTPVAGAPLVLPPGAEGRQLLLGEAADRRWEASLDGRPLTPVVAGWQQGFVLPAAGGQLTWSLPSVSHWFLFAQGLLLVVAGVLAAPAIRRPEVRDPAKSARRAATLAEVS, via the coding sequence ATGGACAGCACGACTGGCAGCGGACCTCGGACGGACCGGCGGCGGAACGGTGACGAGGATGCCTTCGCCGCCCTGCGCTCCGGCCCCTTCGGCGCCTCGGCCGACGACTCGGACCCCTGGTCCTGGGCTGCCGAGGAACCGCTCCCCGCGGCCACGCGGGACGTGTCCTCGGCCCACGTCACCGCTGTCCTGGTCGCCTTCGACGCGGCCCGGTGGCTCGGTGCCACCCTCGACGGCCTGGAGGCCCTGACCCGACGGCCCGAGCGGCTGATCGCCGTCGACAACGGCAGCGACGACGCCACCCGCACCCTGCTGGAGCGGGCCCGGGACGCTGGCCTGCTGCACGCGGTCTACGCCGGCCGGCGGGGGAGCGGGTTCGGCGACGCCGTCCGCTCGGCCCTCGAGCAGGACCGCGCCGCCGTGCTCCAGGACAGCGGGACGCGGCTGCTCCGCCCCGGCACCGGCCACGAGAGCCGCTGGCTCTGGCTGCTGCACGACGACGCCATCCCCGCCCCCGATGCGCTGCAGCAGCTGCTGGCCCACGTGCTGGGCGAGCGGATCGACATCACCGGGCCGAAGCTCCTGCTGCCCCGGCGGCGGCAGGCCGGCCAGCAGATCAGCGAGGTCGGCGTCAGCATCTCGGGCACCGGACGGCGCGAGCTGGGCGTGGACGTCGGGGAGATCGACCAGGGCCAGCGCGACGAGCCGGTGGAACGGTTGGGCGTCTCGACCTGCGGGCTGCTCATCCGGACGGCGGTCTGGAACGACCTCGACGGCCTGGACCCGGCCCTGCCCGTGTTCCGCGACGGCGTCGAGCTGGGCTGGCGCGCCCACCTCAACGGCTACCGCGTCGTCACCACCCCCCAGGCCGAGATGACCCACCGGCAGGTGGGCCGGGCCGGGCTGCGGCCGCGTGGCGTCGCCGGTCGGCGCCCGGGCCGGCTCGACCGGCTGCTGGGGATGGTCGTCGTCGCCGGGCACGCGCCCGCCCGCTCGCTGCCGCTGGTCTGGCTCCGGCTGGTCTGGAGCTGCCTCGTGCACGCCGTCGGCTACCTCGTCGGCAAGGTCCCCGGCCGCGCGCTGGACGAGGTGCTGGCGCTGGCCTCCTTCGTCGCCCACCCCGGCCGCATCCACGCCCTGCGCAAGCGGACGGCCACCATCGAGCCCGCGCCGGGCACCGCGGAGGTCGTCCAGGCACTCCGGCCGCCCTGGTGGAGCAGCCTGCGGGTCGCGGCCGAGGCCGTGAACGGTGCGCTCTCCGACCGCTACCGCTCGGTCGCCGGTGACGTCGAGGGCACCAGCCTCGACGAGCTCACCGGGGACGACTTCGCCACCGTCGCCGAGGACCGCTCCCGCAACCCCTGGCTGAGCCCGGTGGTGCTCACCCTGCTGCTGACCGTCGTCGGCAGCCTCGTCGCCGCGCGGGGCGTTCTCGGCACGGGGTCGCTGGCCGGGCCCGCCCTGCTGCCCGCGCAGCAGACCCTCGGCGCGCTGTGGGCCTCGGTGTGGGACCCGGTCCCCGGCGCCCCCGGCCAGTCGAGCCCGCCGTGGCTGGCGCTGGCCGCCGTGGCCTCGACCGTGCTGGCGGGACGCCCCGAGTGGTTCACCACGCTGATGGTCGGCGCGGTCGTCCCGCTGGCGCTGCTCGTGGCCTACCCGGTGGTCCGGCGGGTGGTGGCCGACCGCCGGCTGCGGCTCTGGGTCGCGCTGACCTACGCGCTGCTGCCCGCCCTGCTGGGCGGCACCAACCAGGGCCGGCTCTCGCTGAGCGTCGTCGCCCTCACGCTGCCGCTGCTGGCCGCCGCCGCGCGGGCGCTGGTGCTGCGCCGGGTCCGCACCCCCGAGGCGTGGCGCGGCGCCTGGGGCGCGGGCGTCGCGCTGGTGGTCCTCGTCGCGTTCGAGCCGTCGCTGATGGTCTTCGCCCTGGTCGCGGGCGCCGCCGGGGCCATCGCCCTGCGCCGCACCCCGCGCAAGATCGGCCGGATCGGCATCGCGCTCGGCCTGCCGCTGGTCGTGCTGCTGCCGTGGTGGCCGAGCCTGATCCTGGAGCCGGGCCGGCTCCTCGTCGGACCCGACGCCGCCCTGCAGGGCGCTCCCGCCGCCCCCGAGGTGTGGCAGCTGGCGCTGGGCCGCGACGTCGGGCCCGGGCTGCCCCCGCTGTGGCTCGGCGCCGTCGTCTTCGGCGTGATCTGGGCGCTCGCGCTCGGTGGCCTGCTCCGCCGCTCGGAGCGCAGGCTCGTCGTCGTCTGCTGGTTCGCGGCCCTGCTGGCGCTGGCCCTGGCCGTCGTGCTCTCCCGGCTGGTCGTGCCGGTGCCCCCGCTCGGCGCCGAGGTCCGGCCGTGGGTCGGCCCGCACCTGCTGGTCGCCTTCGGCGCCCTCGCCCTGGGCGGCGCCGCGGGGGTGGACGGCCTCTCGCGTGACGTCGGCCGGCGCAGCTTCTCGTGGCTGCAGCCGGCGGCCGTGCTGGGCGGCGTCGCCGTGGCCCTGGTCACGGTCGGCGGCGCGGCCTGGTGGATCTGGGCCGGACTGGCCGGACCCGTCGACCGGGTCGGCCTGGAGGCGCTGCCGCCGTACGTCCGCAACGCCATGGTGGGCGACACCCGGGCCCGCGTGCTGGCCGTCGACCTCGCGGGCGACGACGCCCGCTTCGCGGTGCTGGCCGACCGTCAGCTGCGCCTCGGCGACGCCGACCGCGGCGGCACGTTCGGCGGGTCGAGCGCCGCGCAGCAGCAGGCGCAGGACCTCGTCGTCCGCCTCGTGGCCGGCACGGCCGACTCCGACATCGCGCCGCAGCTGGCCGACCTGGGGATCGGCTACGTCTGGGTGCGGGGCGCGACCGAGGAGGAGGGGGCCCGGATCGACAACACTCCCGGCCTCGGCGCGGCCAGCGGCGACGACGGCGCCGTCGTGTGGCGGCTGGAGCCCCCGGTGAGCCGCACCACGGTCGTCGACGGGACCGCTCGGACCCCGGTCGCCGGCGCCCCGCTGGTGCTGCCGCCCGGGGCCGAGGGCCGTCAGCTGCTGCTCGGCGAGGCCGCCGACCGCCGGTGGGAGGCCAGCCTGGACGGGCGGCCGCTGACCCCGGTCGTGGCCGGCTGGCAGCAGGGGTTCGTCCTGCCGGCCGCCGGGGGCCAGCTCACCTGGTCGCTGCCCTCGGTGTCCCACTGGTTCCTGTTCGCCCAGGGACTGCTGCTCGTCGTGGCCGGCGTGCTGGCCGCGCCCGCGATCCGACGTCCCGAGGTGCGCGACCCGGCCAAGTCGGCCCGGCGTGCCGCCACCCTGGCGGAGGTCAGCTGA
- a CDS encoding WhiB family transcriptional regulator, giving the protein MPELVDDVDDEGVLGWQERALCAQTDPEAFFPEKGGSTREAKKVCLSCDVRGECLEYALQNDERFGIWGGLSERERRKLKKRAV; this is encoded by the coding sequence ATGCCGGAGCTGGTGGACGACGTTGACGACGAGGGCGTCCTCGGCTGGCAGGAGCGCGCACTGTGCGCCCAGACGGACCCCGAGGCGTTCTTCCCGGAGAAGGGCGGCTCCACCCGGGAGGCCAAGAAGGTCTGCCTCTCCTGCGACGTGCGCGGCGAGTGCCTGGAGTACGCGCTGCAGAACGACGAGCGCTTCGGCATCTGGGGTGGCCTGAGCGAGCGCGAGCGCCGCAAGCTGAAGAAGCGCGCCGTCTGA